Proteins encoded within one genomic window of Candidatus Omnitrophota bacterium:
- a CDS encoding family 1 glycosylhydrolase, with translation MPENVSISVLNAGNPFGVLEFLHWDYPWSNYKYAQKDDIRRAVRLMKEAGIGWVRMDFLWEDIEPRHGEFQFVKYDFLVNLLAENGIQVLGLLDYCAPWANAQNQWNYPPRENQLFVDYALTVIARYKDQVKYWEVWNEPDSNIYWAAQDGLKSYCALLKGVYAAAKKIDPDCKILNGGLANGIASVNQLYDNGAKDCFDILNIHIFESPLDAVAIKRVLAYPKLAYKIMRRNGDTAKKIWVTEIGCPGMMLGIETKNWWIGGNPSEEQQAEWAREVFSKLIKQEAIEKVFWAFFRDCKGHWNNGTDYFGLVRWDFSKKPAFFSYKRCVENWRASKLKK, from the coding sequence ATGCCTGAAAACGTATCAATTTCTGTACTAAACGCGGGAAATCCGTTTGGCGTTCTTGAATTTCTACACTGGGATTACCCTTGGAGTAATTATAAATATGCCCAAAAGGATGATATTCGCAGGGCAGTGCGATTAATGAAAGAGGCAGGTATCGGGTGGGTGCGTATGGATTTTTTATGGGAGGATATTGAGCCGCGGCATGGAGAATTTCAGTTCGTCAAGTATGATTTCCTGGTTAATCTTCTGGCAGAAAACGGCATCCAAGTTTTGGGGCTCCTTGATTACTGCGCACCATGGGCGAACGCCCAGAATCAGTGGAACTATCCTCCACGCGAAAACCAGTTATTTGTGGATTACGCCTTAACCGTAATTGCGCGGTATAAAGACCAGGTGAAATACTGGGAAGTTTGGAATGAGCCGGATTCCAATATCTATTGGGCAGCCCAGGACGGCCTTAAAAGTTATTGTGCGTTATTAAAAGGCGTTTATGCTGCGGCAAAAAAGATTGACCCCGATTGCAAAATCTTAAACGGCGGATTAGCTAACGGCATTGCCAGCGTCAATCAACTTTATGATAATGGCGCGAAGGATTGCTTTGATATCCTGAATATCCATATTTTTGAGTCACCGTTAGATGCCGTAGCGATAAAAAGAGTTTTGGCTTATCCGAAATTGGCCTATAAGATAATGCGGAGAAACGGCGATACCGCTAAAAAAATCTGGGTTACCGAGATTGGCTGCCCGGGGATGATGTTGGGAATTGAGACAAAGAATTGGTGGATAGGCGGGAACCCTTCGGAAGAACAGCAGGCGGAGTGGGCAAGAGAAGTTTTTAGCAAATTAATCAAGCAGGAAGCGATAGAGAAAGTTTTTTGGGCTTTTTTCCGCGACTGCAAAGGCCACTGGAACAACGGCACCGATTATTTCGGATTAGTCCGATGGGATTTTTCCAAGAAACCCGCGTTCTTTTCTTATAAGAGGTGTGTTGAGAATTGGCGTGCTTCTAAATTAAAGAAATAA
- a CDS encoding Maf and M48 domain-containing protein produces MRKIYLASDSKARKKLLDIFGLKFKAVSSRIKERVKPGNSSYAELVKKNALAKAKGVARKVRNGIIIGADTIVVQDGRISGKPKNLKEAQRMLKRLSQRPQWLYTGLAVIDKDKGISKLAYEKTKVYMDKLNDKEIKNYFRVVSPLDKAGSFDIQGRGAFFIRRIEGCFYNVVGLPLRRLYRMFKEIGIIMFLLSFFLCGCASEYNIATKQEESFYYSTEREVQIGKTVARQVEEEYKPDVDPLIQKRVEDIGNKIAAVCDRKDIDYHFMVLDDEEVNAVSLPGGYVYVNKGLVDAVTNDDELAGVLAHEVGHIVARHSIKKLQAITGYSILRILTAAVPQGAQVGNAADAAFTEIMLGYSREDELLADQLAARYAKMAGYNPRGMVDFLLRLQDINRRKPLRPKNYFKTHPYVPDRVRVVKQELGENMDFDDYINIEQKSHGQ; encoded by the coding sequence ATGAGAAAGATATATTTGGCTTCTGATTCTAAGGCGCGTAAGAAACTATTGGATATATTCGGCTTGAAGTTTAAGGCCGTCTCAAGCCGGATAAAGGAAAGAGTAAAGCCGGGGAATTCATCCTACGCCGAGCTAGTCAAAAAGAATGCCCTGGCAAAAGCTAAAGGTGTTGCGCGAAAAGTTAGGAATGGTATTATAATCGGTGCGGATACCATTGTGGTCCAGGACGGCAGGATATCCGGCAAGCCGAAAAATTTAAAAGAAGCGCAGCGTATGCTTAAAAGGCTTTCGCAAAGGCCGCAATGGCTTTATACCGGCTTAGCCGTTATCGATAAGGATAAAGGCATCAGTAAGCTGGCTTATGAAAAGACCAAGGTTTATATGGATAAATTGAATGATAAAGAGATAAAGAATTACTTCAGGGTTGTTTCGCCGCTGGACAAGGCCGGCAGTTTTGATATCCAGGGCAGGGGGGCCTTTTTTATCCGGCGCATTGAAGGATGTTTTTATAACGTCGTAGGCCTGCCCTTAAGGAGGCTTTATCGTATGTTTAAGGAAATAGGCATTATTATGTTTTTATTATCTTTTTTTCTCTGTGGATGCGCCAGTGAATACAATATTGCCACCAAACAGGAAGAGTCTTTTTATTACAGCACTGAAAGAGAAGTGCAGATCGGTAAAACCGTTGCCCGTCAGGTAGAAGAGGAATATAAGCCGGATGTTGACCCCTTAATTCAGAAGAGAGTGGAGGATATCGGCAATAAAATTGCCGCTGTCTGCGACCGTAAGGACATAGATTACCATTTTATGGTCCTGGATGATGAGGAAGTTAATGCCGTATCTTTACCCGGCGGATATGTTTATGTAAATAAAGGGTTGGTTGACGCGGTAACCAACGACGATGAACTGGCAGGGGTTTTGGCGCATGAAGTCGGGCACATTGTCGCCAGGCACAGCATCAAGAAACTCCAGGCTATAACGGGGTATTCTATATTAAGAATATTGACTGCTGCAGTGCCTCAAGGGGCTCAGGTAGGTAATGCCGCGGATGCGGCCTTTACCGAGATTATGCTGGGGTATTCCCGGGAGGATGAATTGCTTGCCGACCAGCTGGCGGCTCGTTACGCGAAAATGGCTGGTTATAATCCCCGAGGTATGGTGGATTTCTTATTGAGGTTACAGGATATTAACAGGAGAAAACCCTTAAGGCCCAAGAATTATTTTAAGACTCACCCCTACGTCCCCGACAGGGTGCGCGTAGTCAAGCAGGAATTAGGCGAGAATATGGATTTCGACGATTACATAAACATTGAACAGAAGTCACATGGTCAATAA
- a CDS encoding NAD(P)/FAD-dependent oxidoreductase: protein MDAKKIVVVGAGPAGMMAAIRAGQLGQDVTLVEKNPILGKKLLLSGKGRCNLTNACDLDSFLERFSKNGQFLRDAFKKFFNLELMHFFEERGLKLKTERQLRVFPETNSSGSIVGVLKKELHKNKVKVIYRAVMKDIIMQEGRIKGLLLADGRVIPADRLILATGGLSFSFTGSTGEGLNIAQKLGHAIVAFRPGLVPLETRQKYPALLEGLALKNIRLRFSDGKKELQAPVGELLFTHSGISGPLVLSYSGRIADWLRENNSVYVEIDLKPALSKEQLRARILREFKLNSKRALKNTLKNLLPKRLADIFIEIAKIAPEKQASQVTQQEREALVSLLKAWRLDIIRTRPIEEAMVTRGGVSLKDITPRTMESRLIKGLYFCGEMIDVDADTGGFNLQAAFSTGYLAGESAASSIS, encoded by the coding sequence GTGGATGCAAAAAAGATAGTCGTAGTTGGCGCCGGCCCCGCAGGAATGATGGCCGCCATCCGGGCGGGCCAGTTAGGCCAGGATGTAACCCTCGTAGAAAAAAATCCCATCTTAGGTAAAAAACTTCTTTTAAGCGGCAAGGGCCGCTGTAATCTTACCAACGCCTGCGATTTAGATTCTTTTTTAGAAAGGTTCTCCAAGAACGGACAATTCTTAAGGGATGCCTTCAAGAAATTCTTTAATCTGGAGTTGATGCATTTCTTTGAGGAGCGCGGCCTGAAACTAAAGACCGAAAGGCAATTACGCGTTTTCCCGGAGACTAACAGCTCCGGCAGCATTGTCGGAGTGCTGAAAAAAGAATTACACAAAAATAAGGTAAAAGTTATTTATCGGGCTGTGATGAAAGATATCATTATGCAGGAAGGCAGAATAAAAGGGCTCTTACTTGCTGACGGGAGAGTTATCCCGGCGGATAGGCTTATTCTGGCTACAGGCGGCCTTTCGTTTAGCTTTACCGGCTCAACCGGAGAAGGCCTTAATATAGCGCAAAAATTAGGCCACGCTATAGTGGCATTCAGGCCGGGGCTAGTGCCTCTAGAGACAAGGCAAAAATACCCCGCTTTATTAGAAGGCCTGGCCTTAAAGAATATCCGCTTGAGATTCAGCGACGGGAAAAAAGAATTACAGGCCCCGGTAGGTGAATTATTATTTACGCATTCCGGTATTTCCGGGCCATTAGTTTTATCTTATAGCGGCAGGATTGCGGATTGGCTGCGGGAGAATAATTCTGTATACGTAGAGATAGACCTCAAGCCGGCTTTATCTAAGGAACAGTTACGCGCGCGAATTTTAAGGGAATTCAAACTGAATTCTAAGAGGGCCCTTAAAAATACGCTGAAAAATTTATTGCCTAAGAGATTGGCGGATATCTTTATTGAGATAGCGAAAATCGCGCCAGAAAAACAAGCCAGCCAGGTTACGCAACAAGAACGCGAGGCGCTGGTTTCTTTACTAAAGGCCTGGCGCCTGGATATTATCAGGACAAGGCCCATAGAGGAAGCTATGGTTACGCGAGGAGGCGTATCTTTAAAAGATATAACCCCCCGCACAATGGAATCACGCCTGATTAAAGGGCTGTATTTTTGCGGCGAGATGATAGATGTGGATGCGGATACCGGAGGTTTTAACCTGCAGGCGGCATTTTCTACGGGTTATCTTGCCGGAGAAAGCGCCGCATCATCGATTTCTTGA
- the pyrE gene encoding orotate phosphoribosyltransferase: MAKVKIKELKRRLLALLKREALKKGRFVLSSGKISNYYLDGRIITLTPEGAYLVAGIILELIKNKDIDAVGGPTLGADPIVGAVAALSHLKKIPLKTFIVRKAAKTHGTQRQIEGPKLKKSSKVILVDDVATTGGSLIEAKDALDKMGINARQAIVIVDRGEGAKENLAKAGIKLKAIFSRLEITK, from the coding sequence ATGGCGAAGGTAAAAATAAAAGAGTTAAAAAGAAGATTGTTGGCGCTGCTAAAGAGAGAGGCGCTGAAGAAGGGGAGGTTTGTTTTGTCTTCGGGTAAGATAAGTAATTATTATCTCGATGGCCGCATCATCACCCTGACCCCGGAAGGGGCATATTTAGTCGCGGGTATTATTCTAGAATTAATAAAAAATAAAGATATAGACGCTGTCGGCGGGCCTACCTTAGGCGCAGACCCCATTGTAGGAGCAGTTGCTGCCTTAAGCCATCTTAAAAAAATACCCTTAAAGACATTTATCGTCAGGAAAGCAGCGAAAACTCACGGGACACAGCGCCAGATTGAAGGCCCGAAGCTAAAAAAAAGCAGTAAAGTAATTTTAGTAGATGACGTCGCTACTACCGGAGGCTCTTTAATCGAAGCGAAAGATGCCTTAGATAAGATGGGTATTAATGCCAGGCAGGCAATAGTCATCGTAGACAGGGGAGAAGGCGCAAAAGAGAATTTGGCTAAAGCAGGCATTAAGTTAAAGGCGATATTTTCCCGTTTAGAAATAACCAAGTAA
- a CDS encoding ComF family protein, producing MGMWRDFFHALADIIYPKACLACKKPLKDKASTDNLVCAGCWAKIKKNTPPFCYRCGRHLEKPVRNICPGCTRKQLHFDRAFSPCAYEGIIKELIHAFKYLGKDYLGHTLGGLMVEFIKDYNVPVQLLDLIIPIPLHEARMREREFNQAQILSSHIAGIFNKKVSSDALKRIRHTKTQTDLENDQRLLNVKGSFVVTKNEEIKNKNILLVDDVLTTGATSSEAASALKNAGANIVFVLTLAN from the coding sequence ATGGGCATGTGGCGCGATTTTTTCCATGCCCTAGCAGACATCATCTACCCTAAGGCATGCCTGGCCTGCAAAAAACCGCTCAAAGACAAAGCCAGCACGGATAATTTAGTCTGCGCAGGGTGTTGGGCAAAGATCAAAAAGAACACGCCTCCCTTCTGTTACCGCTGCGGCAGGCACCTGGAGAAACCCGTAAGGAATATCTGCCCGGGATGCACTAGAAAGCAACTGCATTTTGACCGCGCCTTCTCCCCTTGCGCGTATGAAGGCATAATCAAAGAACTGATTCACGCCTTTAAATACCTGGGCAAAGACTATCTGGGCCATACCTTAGGCGGGTTAATGGTAGAATTTATAAAAGATTACAACGTACCCGTGCAGTTATTAGACCTGATTATACCTATACCTTTACACGAAGCCCGCATGCGCGAAAGGGAATTTAATCAGGCGCAGATTTTAAGCAGCCATATCGCCGGGATATTTAATAAAAAGGTATCCTCCGATGCCCTCAAGCGCATACGCCATACCAAGACACAAACCGATTTAGAAAATGACCAGCGCCTCTTAAATGTCAAGGGCAGTTTCGTAGTAACCAAAAACGAGGAAATAAAGAATAAAAATATATTGCTGGTTGACGATGTTCTGACTACCGGCGCAACCTCATCGGAAGCAGCCTCTGCCTTAAAGAATGCGGGGGCCAATATCGTCTTTGTCTTAACCCTGGCTAATTAA
- a CDS encoding LptF/LptG family permease, giving the protein MKILHSYLLKEFIGPLFMALGVLTFVMILGNLIKIADLVINKGVDLYSVLKLLLLMIPYLLTYTLPISALTAVLLSLGRLSSDNEITTIRASGIHLFSLIAPLLTVGLILSLILVVFNDRVIPYAHFASRKTIMQIGIKNPAAALEPGIFINSFEKYILFIYRIDQNKLTNVRIYEPQGPDKPARTIVAKRGEFIVMPEKNMVKLKLMDGTSDEPDPENSANFYKLNFKTYFMTLNLSQMQNKDKIEKKPKDMTIEELRNEIRKLKREGIDPAPLISEINEKISLAFSCFILMLFGMPLAIITRRREKSINFGIAFLIVGIYYLMLLGSEALGLQGHINPKFAMWIPNIILGTIGAVSTYRLCAS; this is encoded by the coding sequence ATGAAAATACTGCATAGCTATCTCCTAAAAGAATTTATCGGGCCGCTCTTTATGGCCCTCGGCGTCCTCACCTTCGTGATGATCCTGGGCAATCTCATTAAAATAGCGGACCTGGTCATCAACAAAGGCGTGGATTTATACAGCGTATTGAAACTCTTACTTCTAATGATACCGTATCTATTGACCTACACCCTGCCGATTTCAGCGCTCACTGCCGTGCTCTTATCTTTAGGCAGGCTCTCCAGCGACAACGAAATTACCACCATCAGGGCAAGCGGCATACACCTCTTTAGCCTGATAGCGCCGCTTTTGACCGTCGGTTTAATCTTAAGCCTCATCCTGGTTGTCTTTAATGACCGGGTCATACCTTACGCGCATTTTGCCTCGAGAAAAACCATCATGCAGATAGGGATAAAGAACCCCGCCGCTGCCTTAGAGCCGGGGATATTCATTAATTCTTTCGAGAAATATATCTTATTTATCTACCGTATAGACCAGAACAAGCTCACTAACGTGCGTATTTATGAACCTCAAGGCCCGGATAAACCCGCGCGCACCATCGTGGCCAAAAGAGGCGAATTTATCGTGATGCCGGAAAAAAATATGGTCAAGCTCAAGCTCATGGACGGCACCTCCGATGAGCCTGACCCGGAAAATTCCGCTAATTTCTATAAGCTCAACTTCAAGACTTATTTTATGACTTTAAACTTAAGCCAAATGCAGAATAAGGATAAAATCGAGAAGAAACCCAAAGACATGACTATAGAGGAACTGAGGAATGAAATCAGAAAACTAAAAAGAGAAGGCATTGACCCGGCGCCCTTAATCAGCGAAATCAACGAAAAAATATCCCTGGCCTTCTCCTGTTTTATCCTGATGCTCTTTGGGATGCCGCTAGCCATCATTACCCGCCGGCGCGAAAAATCAATCAACTTCGGTATCGCCTTTCTTATCGTAGGCATATATTATCTGATGCTCTTAGGCTCCGAGGCGCTGGGCCTGCAGGGCCACATCAACCCTAAATTCGCCATGTGGATACCTAATATCATCCTGGGCACTATTGGCGCGGTTTCAACCTATCGGCTATGCGCATCCTAG
- a CDS encoding LptF/LptG family permease, whose protein sequence is MRILDRYILKSVLSLFFQCLFTFLFLYVIIDIFSHLDEILKQQVNISILGQYYLAYLPIIFVQVSPIACLLSTLYTFGTLNRNNEMIAMRSAGLSIPQIIKTALIFGLIVSACVFWVNDKFVPASMSLTERIKKEMESGTRKAKEKEHEVITNLSMYGLKNRLFFVNKFSLAANTMEGIIILEHDEKQNITKKIVANKGAYKDGLWRFYQSITYNFDENVQIKEEPQYMEEEIMNIPETPHDFLNQMLQPDYMTISQLDNYMRRLSTSGATTVIRNLKVDLYQRFTFPLTSIMIMLLGIPFSVMMKKRATGLSSVGLSLILGFLYYVLNAISIALGKSGALTPILAVSLSHILAFLTAFYLIHKLP, encoded by the coding sequence ATGCGCATCCTAGACCGCTATATATTAAAATCGGTATTATCCCTCTTCTTTCAATGCCTCTTCACTTTTCTTTTTCTCTATGTCATCATCGATATATTCTCTCACTTAGATGAAATACTGAAACAACAGGTAAATATAAGCATTTTAGGCCAGTATTACCTGGCATATTTACCTATCATTTTTGTCCAGGTCTCGCCCATCGCCTGCCTCTTAAGCACGTTATATACCTTCGGCACCCTAAACCGCAATAACGAAATGATTGCCATGCGTTCGGCTGGCCTGAGTATCCCCCAGATCATCAAGACAGCGCTTATATTCGGGCTTATCGTCAGCGCCTGCGTCTTCTGGGTCAACGATAAATTTGTTCCTGCCTCTATGTCCCTTACGGAAAGGATTAAGAAAGAGATGGAATCCGGGACGAGAAAAGCAAAAGAAAAAGAACACGAGGTCATCACTAATCTTTCCATGTACGGCTTAAAAAACAGGCTCTTCTTTGTGAATAAATTTTCCCTGGCCGCCAATACCATGGAAGGCATCATCATCTTAGAGCACGACGAAAAACAGAATATTACCAAAAAAATAGTGGCAAATAAAGGGGCCTATAAGGACGGCCTGTGGAGGTTTTACCAAAGCATTACTTATAATTTTGACGAAAACGTGCAGATAAAAGAAGAGCCGCAATATATGGAAGAAGAAATAATGAATATACCCGAGACGCCGCATGATTTTCTAAACCAAATGCTGCAGCCGGATTATATGACTATTTCCCAGCTGGATAACTATATGCGCCGGCTATCAACAAGCGGGGCTACTACCGTAATCAGAAACCTCAAGGTTGACCTGTATCAGCGGTTTACCTTTCCGCTGACAAGTATCATGATTATGCTTCTGGGGATACCTTTTTCGGTGATGATGAAAAAGCGCGCTACGGGGCTTTCTTCGGTAGGATTATCTCTGATACTGGGGTTTTTATATTATGTGTTAAATGCCATAAGCATTGCCTTGGGTAAATCCGGGGCGCTTACGCCGATTCTGGCGGTATCTTTAAGCCATATCCTGGCTTTCTTAACTGCGTTCTACCTCATCCACAAGCTGCCTTAA
- the alr gene encoding alanine racemase has product MRYYRPTWAEVNLGNLAYNFNQVKKMLARKVKVMVCVKADAYGHGLVPVSKRLSYCGADYLGVASIDEGIKLRQAGVNLPVLILGLILKKDIQPIFKYKLTPTLCDEELARALNNRAKAYGEPVNVHIKVDTGMGRIGVLHQDAHTLVKNIHKLEFINIEGIFTHLAFADMNREFTLYQIDLFNRLINKLNKEGIHIPLAHAANSMGLISYKKSHFNMVRPGLVIYGLRPVKKLKVNLKPVLSLKTKVIFAKRLPAGYGVSYGHDYITRKAATIITLPIGYGDGYPRNLSNIAPVLIRGRRFKVCGRICMDQIMVDVADAPVKVGDEAVFIGSQGKNRIMAEELAGLAGTIPYEIVCGLGSRVPRVYV; this is encoded by the coding sequence ATGCGCTACTACCGGCCGACATGGGCTGAGGTCAATTTAGGTAACCTGGCTTATAATTTCAATCAGGTAAAAAAAATGCTGGCACGCAAAGTGAAAGTCATGGTTTGCGTGAAGGCAGATGCTTATGGCCATGGTTTAGTCCCGGTAAGCAAGAGACTCTCTTACTGCGGCGCGGATTACCTGGGAGTCGCTTCTATCGACGAGGGGATAAAATTGAGGCAGGCAGGGGTAAATTTACCCGTCTTAATCTTAGGCCTGATACTCAAGAAAGACATCCAGCCCATATTTAAATATAAACTCACCCCCACTCTCTGCGATGAAGAATTGGCGCGCGCGCTAAATAATAGGGCTAAAGCTTACGGTGAGCCGGTAAATGTGCACATCAAGGTGGATACGGGCATGGGCAGGATCGGTGTTTTGCACCAGGATGCGCATACGCTGGTAAAAAATATCCACAAACTGGAATTCATTAATATCGAGGGGATATTTACCCATCTTGCTTTTGCGGATATGAACCGGGAATTCACCTTGTATCAGATAGACCTATTTAACCGCCTGATAAACAAGCTCAATAAAGAAGGCATACATATTCCTTTAGCGCACGCCGCAAACAGTATGGGCCTGATTAGTTATAAGAAGAGCCATTTTAATATGGTTAGGCCCGGCTTGGTAATTTATGGGCTGCGTCCCGTAAAAAAATTAAAAGTAAATTTAAAGCCGGTCCTCAGTTTAAAAACTAAAGTTATCTTTGCCAAAAGGCTTCCGGCGGGCTACGGCGTAAGTTATGGCCACGACTATATTACCAGGAAGGCCGCAACTATCATTACTTTGCCTATCGGTTACGGCGACGGCTATCCGCGTAATTTATCCAATATCGCCCCTGTCTTGATCCGGGGCAGGCGTTTTAAGGTATGCGGGAGGATTTGTATGGATCAGATTATGGTGGATGTGGCTGATGCGCCGGTTAAGGTAGGCGATGAAGCTGTATTTATCGGTTCTCAGGGTAAGAACAGGATTATGGCAGAAGAATTAGCCGGCCTTGCCGGAACCATCCCCTATGAAATTGTTTGTGGTTTAGGCAGCCGTGTCCCGCGGGTATATGTTTAA
- the tsaB gene encoding tRNA (adenosine(37)-N6)-threonylcarbamoyltransferase complex dimerization subunit type 1 TsaB encodes MKILGIDTTTKFLSLGLSDNTKIYEYNLEAGTKLSALLGITIKRALDMLGWRACDIDYLACGLGPGSFTGVRIGLATIKGMSFALHKPIIGISTLDILAKNAHETAVQIIPVIDAKRGLVYTSVYLNKNGKLKRIRPYMLLAVEDFLKKARADAIIFGDAAGLYRDKILTRIKGVNILDRDCWYPKAHNIMELALEKIKQKQFTIPSKIEPVYLYPKECQIRKQKD; translated from the coding sequence ATGAAGATTTTAGGCATTGATACTACGACTAAGTTTTTATCCCTGGGGCTCTCTGATAATACCAAAATATACGAATATAATTTAGAGGCAGGCACAAAACTTTCTGCGCTGCTTGGCATAACCATTAAAAGGGCGCTGGATATGTTAGGTTGGCGTGCCTGCGATATCGACTATCTTGCCTGCGGCTTAGGCCCGGGTTCCTTTACGGGCGTGCGCATAGGATTAGCAACCATCAAAGGGATGAGTTTTGCCTTGCATAAACCCATCATCGGCATATCTACCTTAGATATATTAGCCAAAAATGCGCACGAAACCGCTGTGCAGATAATCCCGGTTATCGATGCCAAGAGAGGCCTGGTTTATACCAGCGTTTACCTGAATAAAAACGGCAAGCTTAAGCGCATAAGACCTTATATGCTCCTTGCAGTAGAAGATTTTCTAAAAAAGGCCAGAGCCGATGCTATAATATTTGGGGATGCAGCCGGCTTATACAGGGACAAGATATTGACGCGCATAAAAGGGGTGAATATCCTGGATAGGGATTGCTGGTATCCTAAAGCACATAATATCATGGAATTGGCTTTAGAAAAGATTAAACAGAAACAATTCACTATTCCTTCTAAAATCGAACCTGTTTATCTCTATCCTAAAGAATGCCAGATTAGAAAACAGAAAGACTAA
- the tsaE gene encoding tRNA (adenosine(37)-N6)-threonylcarbamoyltransferase complex ATPase subunit type 1 TsaE produces MKIISHSVRETIQIGRIMARNLRPGDIICLFGELGSGKTVLVKGIAEGMGIKKDKVISPTFVLIRQYDQGKFTLYHFDLYRLDYASSILGLGYEEYLYDDGIAVIEWADRLKYLLPGEFLKIELSIRRDPHRLLEFRAKGARYKELLRKIHEDFRH; encoded by the coding sequence ATGAAAATAATCTCACATTCAGTCAGAGAAACCATACAGATAGGCAGGATCATGGCCAGAAATTTAAGGCCTGGCGATATAATTTGTTTATTCGGCGAGCTCGGTTCAGGTAAGACAGTCCTGGTTAAGGGCATAGCCGAGGGCATGGGTATCAAAAAGGATAAGGTGATCAGCCCCACTTTTGTCCTCATCCGTCAGTATGATCAAGGTAAATTTACGCTGTACCATTTTGACCTTTACCGGCTGGATTACGCTTCATCCATTCTCGGTTTAGGCTATGAAGAATATCTTTATGATGATGGGATTGCAGTGATCGAGTGGGCGGACAGATTAAAATATCTGCTGCCTGGAGAATTTCTGAAAATAGAATTATCTATCCGCAGGGATCCGCACCGCCTGCTTGAATTCCGCGCCAAAGGCGCACGTTATAAAGAATTATTGAGGAAAATTCATGAAGATTTTAGGCATTGA
- the thiL gene encoding thiamine-phosphate kinase: MPKIGEIGEFGLINRIKRLIKTDNTVIKGLGDDCAVLKFDKNHYQLFTCDMIVEGVDFTSQEDPYLIGRKAIAVSISDIAACAGLPRYCLVSLGLPKKTRVEFVDKIIKGMLGLAKQYKLNLVGGDMSRMRHLTIDVSMLGLVEKKNLVLRSGAKPGDIIFVSGKLGGSILGKHLKFTPRIKEARFLVKNFNLNSMIDISDGLIQDLGHILEESKSGAVIYEDLIPLSKESRGLQDALYMGEDFELLFTLTRNEARKLILKGPANFRPIGEITDKKYGFRLIDRRGRAKMVKPGGFRHF; encoded by the coding sequence ATGCCAAAAATAGGTGAAATAGGTGAGTTCGGTTTAATCAACAGGATCAAGCGATTGATCAAGACTGACAATACAGTCATCAAGGGTTTAGGGGATGATTGCGCGGTCTTAAAATTCGATAAGAACCACTACCAGCTTTTTACCTGCGACATGATTGTTGAGGGGGTAGATTTTACCTCTCAGGAGGACCCATATCTTATCGGCAGAAAAGCAATTGCCGTGTCTATCAGCGATATCGCTGCCTGCGCCGGCCTGCCGCGTTATTGCCTGGTTTCCTTAGGCCTGCCTAAAAAAACTCGCGTTGAATTTGTGGATAAAATTATCAAAGGTATGCTGGGCCTGGCTAAGCAATATAAGCTCAATCTTGTAGGCGGAGATATGAGCCGGATGAGACATTTAACCATTGATGTAAGTATGCTGGGCCTGGTAGAAAAGAAGAATCTGGTTTTAAGAAGCGGCGCTAAGCCCGGGGATATCATATTCGTCAGCGGGAAACTGGGAGGTTCTATTTTAGGCAAACACCTTAAATTCACACCGCGGATAAAAGAAGCGAGGTTCCTGGTAAAAAATTTTAACCTTAACTCCATGATTGACATATCTGATGGTTTAATCCAGGACCTTGGGCATATCTTGGAAGAGAGTAAGTCCGGGGCAGTAATTTATGAGGATTTAATTCCTTTGAGTAAAGAGTCGCGCGGCCTTCAGGATGCGCTTTATATGGGAGAGGATTTTGAATTACTTTTTACACTTACGCGTAATGAGGCCAGGAAGCTTATCTTAAAAGGCCCGGCTAATTTCAGGCCTATCGGAGAGATTACAGATAAAAAATACGGCTTCAGATTAATAGATAGAAGAGGCAGGGCAAAGATGGTTAAGCCGGGAGGTTTTCGGCACTTTTAA